ATATCATTGTAGCGCCTAACCGTCGCGGTATGCCGGGCCATGGGGTGCAGTGGAATGAACAGATCAGTAAAGACTGGGGCGGACAGGTAATGGACGATTATCTTTCGGCTATTGACGATATGGCAAAAGAGTCTTATGTGGACAAAACCCGTTTGGGAGCTGTTGGCGCGAGCTACGGAGGATATTCGGTATTCTACCTTGCCGGTATTCACAAAAACCGTTTTAAAACATTCATCTCACACTGTGGTGTGTACAACCTGGAAAGCATGTATGGTACCACCGAAGAAGTATTCTTCAACAACTGGGATCATGGCGGGCCTTACTGGCAGGAAAACAATGTAGTTGCACAAAAGGCTTACAACCAGTTTAACCCTATAAAACTGGTAAACAACTGGAATACTCCAATCATGATTATCCAGGGAGGAAAAGATTACCGTGTGCCGATCGGACAAGGACAGGAAGCCTTCCAGGCAGCACAGCTAAAAGGTATTAAGAGCCGTTTTATGTATTTCCCGGAAGAAAACCACTGGGTTACAAAACCTCAAAATGCTTTGGTATGGCAGCGTGAATTCTTTAAATGGTTAAAAGAAACATTATAAAATAAAAAATCCCTCAGGTAATTCCTGAGGGATTTCTTTTTAAGGTTGTATTCAACTATTTTTTAACCATCTTGAACGTCTCTTTACCGGCTCCGGTATTTGCCTGAACAACGTAGTTACCGCTGGCCAGACCGGAAATGTCGATTTGTCCTTCATTAGCATTCACTTTCGTTTCAAGTACTTTTTGACCTAAAAGGTTAAACACCGCTACGTCTGAAACCGTTTCATGACTGGAAAAATGCAATACATTTTCTGCCGGATTCGGATAATATTTAACGACTGCTGCTTTTTCGAATTCGCTGGTTGCAAGAACACCATTCACCACCAAAGCATCTACTGTAGTCGAATAACCATAATCGGTTTCTACCTCAACAGCGATCTGATATGTTGCAGAAGGATCCGGAAGTGCAATATCTCCCGAAGAAGTCCAGGCAGTAACATTAGAATGGAATTCTGCAATTTGTACCCAGGCAGAAGTAGCAGAAGTTCTGTAAAAGATTCGCAACCAGTTTTGATCCGGATTCCAATAAGGATTTCTGAAATGGAAACTTACCGTAGGGTTTGTCACACCGGATAAGTTCAATACCGGGCTCACTAATTTCGTCTTATCAAAAAGATGGGAAGTTCCCGGGTAATTGGCAAATTTCACGCCTTCATAAGCACTCACTCCTGTTCCGCCTGTAGAAGGCGAGGTAGCAAATGTCCATGACATATTATTCACTTCATAAATCTGAGTCCAGCTGCCGCGGGTTGGCGAACTGTCTTCAAATGTTTCCATCCAGGGAAAAGTGGAAATCTGGGCATTCGCCGCAACAGTAAAAACAAATAGTAAAACAGTCAGGCTGCACTGTTTTAAGAAAGGGGTAAAAAACAAATGCTTGGGATAGTTTTGCTTCATAATTAATGATTTTTAATTTATTAATATTATTTCAAATGTATTAAAATTTTTATAATACAACAGAAAAACAAACTTTTTCATAAACTATCAATAAAAAACAATTCACAAAAATCACAAAACTCTAAAGAATAGTCCCAAAACATTGTTTTTATGAGTCGTCCTAAAATAGGTTGACAGATTTTAGAATAAAAATATATTAACCAGTCAGGTTTACCTGGCTGGTTTTTTCATGTATAAAATTAGGCGTTTTCATCATTAAACTCAAATGAGGTCTTTTAGCATTATACGTTTCTATCGCTGTTTTTATAAGCTTTCCTAAAGTCTGACCATCTTTGCATTTATAAAACAAGAATTCGTTTTTTAAAATTCCGTTTATTCTTTCAGCTAAAGCATTTTGATAACAATCATATCCGTCAGTCATAGAGGGTGTAATACCGTTTTTAGCTAATACTTCCTGATAAATTTTAGAACAATATTGTAATCCTCTATCGGAGTGATGTATCAGGGGTAATGTTGATTTCCTATTCTGTATAGCCATTTTTAATGCCTGTACCACATTTTCAGAACTCATATCATCACTCAGCTTATACCCCATTATTTTTCTGCTATAAGCATCAGTAACTAAAGACAGATAATGGGTTTTCCGGGATGATTTGACATAAGTGATGTCGCTTACATATACCTGTTCAGGACGTTTAATCTCACACTCTTTCAAAAGATTTTCGTACTTGTGTAGCCAATGTTTAGAATAGGTAGTTTTAGTGTAACTCTTCATTGGTTTAACAAGTAACTTCTCCCTTCTTAGATAACCAAATAAGGCATCACGACCTATCTTTACACCCTGTTGATCAAATTGCTTCGAAAGTAGGTAATATAGTTTACGTGTCCCTATACGTGGCATTTCCAATCGCAAAGAAAGAACCAGATGCTTTACTTTGAGTAACTCAGATTCCCGATCGAGGATTCTTTTTTGTTCCTGATATATAGCTTGCCTACTTATCCCAAACAATCGGCAACTTTTGGACAAACTTATTCCTGCTCCTTCCCGGAGTCGGAAGATGGTTTGGGAGAAAACTTTTTTCGGATCTGGGTTCCGTACTGACTATCAGAAATGTCGATCATCGTATTGAGGATCTTATTTCGAAGCTTCTCATCTGCCAGTTCTTTCTCTAATCGTTTAATAATCTGAGCCGGGGTTTCTTTAGATTTAGACATAAATAACAGATTTGGTTTACTCCAGTCTAAGTTACCATATTTTCGAAGCCAAACCAAAACAGTACTTCTGCCTTGGATACCGTAAACAGTTTGAGCCTGTTTATAGGTCATTTCGCCTTGTTCAACTCGGGAAACTACAGCTAATTTAAAAGCCATATTATAATCCTTTTGAGTACGCTTAACTCGCGTTGTTGTTGTGTCTTTCATAATAAGTCGATTTTGTGTCAACTTATTTCAGGACGGGACATTATAAAGAAAAAAGCCCCAAAGTGTTCCTTTGAGGCTTTTTTCTTTAACAGGCAATTTTAATCTTTAAGTATTTTAAATGTCTGAGATTGTCCGTTTTCGGTATAAAACGTAACGAGATACAACCCGGAAGAAAGATTGTCAAGTCCTATTGCCTGTTCTCCGGAAGCGATTGCACCGCCTTTTATTTTCTGTCCCAGCAACGAATACACTTCATATTGATGCCATGCCGGAGCATTTTCCCAATACAATTTATCTTTAACGGGATTCGGATAAAGATTCAGATCCGCAGCCGTAAATTCGCCGGTTCCCAGCGGACATCCCAACACGAGTTTCGGAAGCAGCTGGTTTGTAGTCGTTCCGTCGCCAAAACGGCCATTGCCGTTATAGCCCCATGCCCATAGGGAGTTATCGTTTTTGATTGCAAACGAGCAAAAGCTACCAGCCGAAACACTTTTCCAGTCATTCTCCGTTCCAACCTGAGTAGGAACCGGTAAGTTAACGGAATTATGTCCGTTCTGGGTAGCAATTGTATTGCCCCATTGCCATAAGGTCCCGTCTGATTTTACAGCAACCGAATGAAATGTACCGTTGGCAATATCCAGCCAGGTATCTGTACCCAGCTGAAAAGGCGTATTTCTATTAGTCGTGGTTCCGTCACCCAATTGCCGCTGGTCGTTTTGTCCCCAAACCCACAAGGTTCCGTTTGTTTTCAATGCCAGCGTATGAGTTCCTCTTGCTGCCGAAATTTTCAACCAGTCATTATCGGTTCCTATCTGTGTGAGCACATACTGAGAGCCATTATTCCCGTTTCCAAGCTGACCGAACTGATTACCGCCGCAGCCCCATAAAGTACCGTTATTTTTTATGACAAATGAACGGAAATAGGAGGCTGAAATTGCCTTCCAGTCATTTGCCGTTCCTATCTGGGTGGGTGCAAAAAGATTGGTATTATTCTGGTAATTCCCCAATTCACCTGCTCCGTTATTGCCCCAGCCCCATAACGTACCGTCATTTTTCAGTGCTAATGTGTGCAGGTTTCCTCCGGATATCGTTTTCCAGTCTGTTGCCGTTCCCACCTGAACGGGAACCAGCCCTTCCGGAGCAGTACCGGCTCCTAATTGCCCTACTTCGTTATTACCCCAGGACCATAAAGTACCGTCCTGTTTTAACCCGACAGTATGCATACGCGCCGGTGCAATTTCTTTCCAGCCAACAGCCGATACAACCTGAATGGGTGCTAATCGTTCCAGTTTTGTCCCGTCACCCAATTGTCCGTACTGATTTCTCCCCCATGTCCATAACGTGCCATCCGGCCGAAAAGCAAAAGAATTTTCATCCGAAGAAAATATCGTTGTGACACATTGTGCATACCCGCTGACAGCAAAGGTTGCCGTTAATAATAAGAGTAGTTTTATTTTCAAAATCGATCGTTATTAAGGTTACACTTCGTACTTTTTTAACAAAAAAGCTATGCAATGTATTACATATTATGCAATGTTTAAAAATAAAATCACTATTTTACACAACAAAAAAGAATTAATTCCTTTAAAATGACACAATATTCACATTTTTATATACATTTTTATTTTCAACCTATACACTTATAACAATCAAATTTTAAATGAATGAAAAGAATACTACTCTGTAGCTGTTTGCTGTTAAACACCCTGGCTTTTTCACAAAATTACCAATGGCAATGGGCGAAAAGCGGCGGCGGAAATGCCAGAGGCCTCAACGAATCCCCGGATGCTTACTGGCAATCTTCGGAACAGATTTTCGACATCATTACCGATAGTGAAAACAATTACTATTACCTGGCAACTATTTCACAGGGCAATACCCATATTGCCGGTCAGCCTGTTACTACATACAACGGCGCAGTAGCCGGTAATGACATCGCAATATTCGCAACGAATTGTGAAGGGGAATATTTATGGAGCCGGATAATCGGCGGCAGTCAGCAGGACACTGCCTATAAACTGGCAGTAGACAACCATGGCGGAATTTATACAGCCGTTAATGTGCTGAACAGCGCCTATGAAGGCTCCAATTTATTCCCACCCCGTTTTAGCGACAACAACAGCCTGCCTTACACCCCGATTGACAACAGCCAGATCAGCGAGGCCTGGAAAACCAGTTTTCTATTAAAATACAATGCTGCTGACGGCAGCTTATTGTGGCGTAAAAATTTGCAGGGCGCCGTAAACAGCCAAAACCGCAATGCCAATGCCTACCAGGTAGCGATTGACAGCAACGGCATCCTACACCTGATGGTAGGCTATAGCAAAGGAACTCATTTAAATGGCGCCATTACCGTTCCCGATACCTTTAGCACTACCTACCAGTACTATATTGTAAAATTTGACGCACAGGGAAATCTGCAGGGAAGTCCTATAGTATTACCGGCAGCCGGTACTTTTCTGGATTACCATACCGATTTCAGATACAATGAAAACCTGAACACCTATTATATAGCCGGTACCCGAAACAATGGTGGCGGTACTTTTCTGCCGCTGGCATACAACAACATCACTATAGAAGGCCGATCGTATGTACTGGCTATAAATGCTGCAAACGGTTCCGAAAGATGGCGCAAAGAAATGAATACTACCGATACGCAATTTGACGACAGTCGTATTTATGATCTTAAAATAGATTCGAATAATGACATTTATATTGGCGGTAAATTCTTTAATACCGGTAATGCGCCCTTGCTTTTCGGCACGCATACACTCAGCAATAATCTTACCGGCAACATTCCTTTTATTTTAAAAATGAACAGCAACGGCGATGTACAATGGAGTAAAGTTCCGAGTGCCTATATTGATCCTTTAGTGGCAACGGGGCGGCATGCTGCCTATGAAGTAGCGCTGAATGGCAATGAAGTTGCTCTGGCTACTCATGGCCGGTCATCGGTTTGGGATGCTTTTTCTATTGACAGACCGCAGGGACACCGGACAGATCCGGTTTTGATCCGGTTCAGCAAACAAAACGGAAACGTCATCGGCCTGCACGATATTATGAGTATGCCGGGGTTTGACGACGCTATCACAGCGGTTACTGCCGATAATGACGGCAACTATGCCGTGGGCGGTTATTTCCGGTATAATCTTTTTTCCAACAATCCGAATAGTATCCCGACATTACTCAACACAGCCGGTACCGGTAGTTATACCGATTTCTTTTTTGCAAAACTGGCCGCAACCGAATGCGGCGTACCGCTGAGCAGTAAAGCGTTTGGAAAAACATCCGCAACATTGTATCCTAACCCATCGACTGATGTGGTTTATATTGACAGCCCGGAAACAATACTCCGCTATGAACTTTACAATCTTTTAGGACAGCGTTTATACAGCAATACGCTGGCGCAAAATGAGCAAAGCATTTCTTTGCAAAATCTGGCTTCCGGCACTTATTTTGTAAAACTGCTAACCCGGCAGGGAGGAAGTATAATCGAAAAAATCATCAAAAAATAACGGCTTTCAGCCTGCCTATAGCCAATGCGGAATACAGTACTCCGCATTGGCTTTCAAAATATTCCGTTTTTAAAAAGCTAAGCACACAGTACTTTCCGGAATAGTTAATTCAAAATTATTCCTATATTTATCGCGTTGATCATCCGGTATTACCGGATCACAGCAACGCTCCCCCAACCAACACAACCGCTCCCTTTTTAATCCGTTTATCCACTGTTAAACGGACAGCATGGTTGTATATCATTATCAGCGCCCCTCGCAAATAACACAGGAAGGACACAAACCTCTTTTCTGATTTAAAAGACTATAAACGAAGAACATAAAAGCCGGAATATTAATATTTAATCTATACACCATGAAATCATCTTCCGAATCAGGCTTTGGAGCCCGGGCGGCTAATGCCGAAAAGTTAGTAACTGCCTTACAGTATTTTGACAACTATCAGCCACAAAAGCCCGGCCAGGGTTTTGCTGCATTCAGCGCGTTACTGCTGATTGTAAAAGAAAAGAATCGTATGGTTGCCGAAAAAAGGCAAAACTATTCGCTGGCGGTCGAAAACCGAAAGCAGCTTTTTACAAGCGGCGAAAATGCCATCCGCAAACTACTTTCCCCTATCAGAGCTACCATCCGGGCCAGTTTTGGAAAAACGTCCAAACAGGCACATGACATTAATAGCATCATTGCAAAAATCAGGGGAACCAATAAAACCTACAATGTTGACAGGAGCAGTATTGAAAACAACGTCAGCCTGTCTTACCGATCGTTTGGTTCGCAGGCACAGTTCTTCTCTGATTTGATTGTTAATCTTGAAAATTTCGGAGCGGCTTATACGCCTTCCAACAGTAATTTGTCCATTACCGCCTTAAAAAACCTACTGGCTGAGGCTACCGAAGCGAATAACCTGCTGATGGCTGTTTATACCGAACTACGTCAGGCAAACAGGAACCGCATTACTGCCCATGCAGAACTGTCTGCCACCGCACAGGGCATCAAGGACAGTGTTAAAGCACAATACGGAACCCAAAAGTCAGAATACCGGCTCATTAAAGGATTCAAAATATAGTTCTTAAAGTGTTACAACTACCGGTAGTATTCCTGATACTACCGGTAGTTTGTTTTCCGGATATTTTTAAGGAAGCATCCCTGACCTAAAACATCACTTCTCTTTAACAAACCACTACATTCCCTTAATCAATACTTACATGATTTAGATATTGTTATGCATCATCATAACTTTCAGCTGCATAAAAACAATCATTCCTTGCATTGCTAAAAATTGTTGTGCATTGTTATCATTTTCTCATACACTTTCTCAGCAAATCATTGCATTATCAAAAGCAACTTGTGCATCGCGTTATCACTTTATCGTTTTATCAGTTGTATTAAATGAAAGAAAATACTTTTCACAAAAGTGAACAAAAGCATAAATAACTGTTAAATTTTAGTTTCCCGTGTAACAAGATTATAATTTCGGACTCCAATTAGAGAAATCAAAAAAATTAAATTATGTACAATTTTTCAATTAAACCGGTTGTATTGGCTTCTGCCTTACTGATGGGTTTAAGTTCCGGATTCGCACAGGACAACTTAGTAAATGCTTTAAAGAATAACGCGAGTTCAAACAGTAAAGAATCGTTTAAATTTACAGACGTAATTAATCTTGAGAACACTTCTATCAAGAACCAGGGTTCATCCGGTACTTGCTGGAGTTATTCGGCTAACTCTTTTATCGAATCAGAAATGATCCGAATGGGAAAACAGCCGGTTGAATTATCCCAGATTTTCTCTGCGCGTAATGCGTATGTAGAAAAGGGAAAAATGTATGTTCGTATGCATGGTGCCGTTACTTTAGGTGATGGTGGTGCTTTTCACGATGTTATGAACATGTACCGTAAATATGGTGCTGTTCCGCAAAGTGTTTATACCGGGTTAAACTACGGAACTGACAAAAATAAATTCTCAGAAATGAGCGCTATCATGGAAGGCGTATTACAGGCGGTTGTAAAGAATCCTAACGGAGAATTAACACCAAACTGGGAAAAAGCATATACTTCTGTTGTAGATTCTTATTTAGGCCAGGTTCCGGCTTCTTTTGATTACAAAGGAAAAAAATATACCCCGCAATCTTTCGCTAAAGAAGTTGTAGGTATTAATCCTGACGATTATGTAGAAATCTCTTCTTTACAGGAATATCCTTATTATACTAAATTCACTTTGTTAGTACCGGACAACTGGGCTTTTGACCAGGTTTACAATGTTAAAATGGACGAATTAACAGAGATCATTGACAACGCTGTTAAAAAAGGATACACTGTTGCATGGGCTGGTGACGTGAGCGAAAAAGGATTCAGCTGGAAAAATGGTGTTGCCTTTGTACCGGAGAAAAACTTTGCAGACATGACAGCAGAAGAAAAAGCAGACATGTTTAACGGTCCAAAACCGGAAATGAAAATTACCGAGGAATTACGTCAGAAAGCTTTTGACAATTATACAACTACAGACGACCACGGTATGCACATCGTTGGAATCGCTAAAGACCAGAACGGTAAAGAATACTATATCGTGAAAAATTCATGGGGTGTTAGCAATGACTATAAAGGGTATTTGTATATGAGCAAAGATTTTGTGAAATACAAAACTACAGACTTCATGGTTCACAAATCGGCTTTACCGGCGGCTATCGCAAAAAAATTAAAAGTATAAATACTATCATCATCAATCAAGAAAAATCCCGGGGCATGCTCCGGGATTTTTCTTTAATACTAATTCTAAAAAAATGCAGTTATATTTATACAAAACTTTAGTATATGCGGATAAAAAAATATTTCCTGTGTTTTTTGCTTATTTATTTCATTTTTCATCTTTTCAGCTTCCTGTTTGCATTGGTCTTAAACCCAATCGTTTTCTGGTCGGCTAAAAACCTTTTCCATATCGGTTATACTTTTGAGGCAAGAGGTTACGGTAGCGGTGATTATACTTATAAATACATTGAAACGTTCTGGCATCTTTGCCTGAGTTTTATCCTGGCCTTTCCGTTAAGCATGCAGCTCAGCCAGCTTAAGGACAAGAATATCTATAAAGCACTGGCCTATTTTTTCCTGGTGTTGCTTCGGGTTTACCTTGCTTTTTATATGCTTGTTTATGGATTCAGCAAGGTGTTTCCTTTTCAATTTCCTCCTGTTCATTATTTCAGACTGGCGCAGCCTTATGGCGAATCGTCACCAATGGGTCTTGCCTGGACCTTTATGCAGTATTCTCCCTATTACACGGCTTTTACCGGCCTTGCAGAAATAATCGGAGGGTTGCTGTTGCTGCACCGGAAAACCGTCACACTGGGCGCTGTTATCCTTACCGGAGTTATTTCGAATATTGTGATGATG
This region of Flavobacterium inviolabile genomic DNA includes:
- a CDS encoding T9SS type A sorting domain-containing protein, producing MKQNYPKHLFFTPFLKQCSLTVLLFVFTVAANAQISTFPWMETFEDSSPTRGSWTQIYEVNNMSWTFATSPSTGGTGVSAYEGVKFANYPGTSHLFDKTKLVSPVLNLSGVTNPTVSFHFRNPYWNPDQNWLRIFYRTSATSAWVQIAEFHSNVTAWTSSGDIALPDPSATYQIAVEVETDYGYSTTVDALVVNGVLATSEFEKAAVVKYYPNPAENVLHFSSHETVSDVAVFNLLGQKVLETKVNANEGQIDISGLASGNYVVQANTGAGKETFKMVKK
- a CDS encoding IS3 family transposase (programmed frameshift) — encoded protein: MKDTTTTRVKRTQKDYNMAFKLAVVSRVEQGEMTYKQAQTVYGIQGRSTVLVWLRKYGNLDWSKPNLLFMSKSKETPAQIIKRLEKELADEKLRNKILNTMIDISDSQYGTQIRKKFFSQTIFRLREGAGISLSKSCRLFGISRQAIYQEQKRILDRESELLKVKHLVLSLRLEMPRIGTRKLYYLLSKQFDQQGVKIGRDALFGYLRREKLLVKPMKSYTKTTYSKHWLHKYENLLKECEIKRPEQVYVSDITYVKSSRKTHYLSLVTDAYSRKIMGYKLSDDMSSENVVQALKMAIQNRKSTLPLIHHSDRGLQYCSKIYQEVLAKNGITPSMTDGYDCYQNALAERINGILKNEFLFYKCKDGQTLGKLIKTAIETYNAKRPHLSLMMKTPNFIHEKTSQVNLTG
- a CDS encoding C1 family peptidase; this encodes MYNFSIKPVVLASALLMGLSSGFAQDNLVNALKNNASSNSKESFKFTDVINLENTSIKNQGSSGTCWSYSANSFIESEMIRMGKQPVELSQIFSARNAYVEKGKMYVRMHGAVTLGDGGAFHDVMNMYRKYGAVPQSVYTGLNYGTDKNKFSEMSAIMEGVLQAVVKNPNGELTPNWEKAYTSVVDSYLGQVPASFDYKGKKYTPQSFAKEVVGINPDDYVEISSLQEYPYYTKFTLLVPDNWAFDQVYNVKMDELTEIIDNAVKKGYTVAWAGDVSEKGFSWKNGVAFVPEKNFADMTAEEKADMFNGPKPEMKITEELRQKAFDNYTTTDDHGMHIVGIAKDQNGKEYYIVKNSWGVSNDYKGYLYMSKDFVKYKTTDFMVHKSALPAAIAKKLKV
- a CDS encoding T9SS type A sorting domain-containing protein, translated to MKIKLLLLLTATFAVSGYAQCVTTIFSSDENSFAFRPDGTLWTWGRNQYGQLGDGTKLERLAPIQVVSAVGWKEIAPARMHTVGLKQDGTLWSWGNNEVGQLGAGTAPEGLVPVQVGTATDWKTISGGNLHTLALKNDGTLWGWGNNGAGELGNYQNNTNLFAPTQIGTANDWKAISASYFRSFVIKNNGTLWGCGGNQFGQLGNGNNGSQYVLTQIGTDNDWLKISAARGTHTLALKTNGTLWVWGQNDQRQLGDGTTTNRNTPFQLGTDTWLDIANGTFHSVAVKSDGTLWQWGNTIATQNGHNSVNLPVPTQVGTENDWKSVSAGSFCSFAIKNDNSLWAWGYNGNGRFGDGTTTNQLLPKLVLGCPLGTGEFTAADLNLYPNPVKDKLYWENAPAWHQYEVYSLLGQKIKGGAIASGEQAIGLDNLSSGLYLVTFYTENGQSQTFKILKD
- a CDS encoding T9SS type A sorting domain-containing protein, which encodes MKRILLCSCLLLNTLAFSQNYQWQWAKSGGGNARGLNESPDAYWQSSEQIFDIITDSENNYYYLATISQGNTHIAGQPVTTYNGAVAGNDIAIFATNCEGEYLWSRIIGGSQQDTAYKLAVDNHGGIYTAVNVLNSAYEGSNLFPPRFSDNNSLPYTPIDNSQISEAWKTSFLLKYNAADGSLLWRKNLQGAVNSQNRNANAYQVAIDSNGILHLMVGYSKGTHLNGAITVPDTFSTTYQYYIVKFDAQGNLQGSPIVLPAAGTFLDYHTDFRYNENLNTYYIAGTRNNGGGTFLPLAYNNITIEGRSYVLAINAANGSERWRKEMNTTDTQFDDSRIYDLKIDSNNDIYIGGKFFNTGNAPLLFGTHTLSNNLTGNIPFILKMNSNGDVQWSKVPSAYIDPLVATGRHAAYEVALNGNEVALATHGRSSVWDAFSIDRPQGHRTDPVLIRFSKQNGNVIGLHDIMSMPGFDDAITAVTADNDGNYAVGGYFRYNLFSNNPNSIPTLLNTAGTGSYTDFFFAKLAATECGVPLSSKAFGKTSATLYPNPSTDVVYIDSPETILRYELYNLLGQRLYSNTLAQNEQSISLQNLASGTYFVKLLTRQGGSIIEKIIKK